A part of Capsicum annuum cultivar UCD-10X-F1 chromosome 6, UCD10Xv1.1, whole genome shotgun sequence genomic DNA contains:
- the LOC107873879 gene encoding bidirectional sugar transporter SWEET12 translates to FVFLSSLVYAPLYRPTFYNIYKKKSTEGYQSIPYVVALFSAMLWIYYAFLKTNTTLLITINSFGCFIETLYVGFYLFYAPKKARVQTVKLLLLLVVGGFGAIVLVTQFLFKGVVRAQIVGWICLVFSLCVFVAPLCMVRQVIKTKSVEYMPFLLSVFLTLSAVMWFFYGLLLKDFNIAIPNVLGFVFGILQMILYVMYNNKEKVVTKKQNLPELKNHVIIIDVDDDKKKVPELSEEQIINIMKLGELVYSEKNDGNLTEAAKI, encoded by the exons TTCGTATTCCTCTCTTCACT AGTATATGCTCCTCTCTACAGGCCAACATTTTATAATATTTACAAGAAGAAATCAACAGAAGGCtatcaatcaattccatatgTGGTTGCTCTATTCAGTGCAATGCTTTGGATTTACTATGCATTTCTCAAGACCAACACCACCCTTCTCATCACTATTAACTCATTTGGGTGCTTCATTGAGACTTTGTATGTTGGCTTCTACCTTTTCTATGCACCAAAGAAAGCCAGG GTCCAAACTGTAAAGTTACTTCTTTTATTAGTGGTTGGTGGATTTGGAGCTATTGTCCTCGTCACTCAATTTCTATTCAAAGGAGTTGTTCGTGCCCAAATTGTTGGATGGATTTGCCTTGTGTTTTCGTTATGTGTTTTTGTAGCACCATTATGCATGGTG AGACAAGTAATCAAAACAAAGAGCGTGGAATACATGCCGTTTCTCCTCTCTGTATTTCTTACATTAAGTGCAGTTATGTGGTTTTTCTATGGTCTTCTATTAAAAGACTTTAACATAGCT ATTCCAAATGTGTTGGGATTTGTCTTTGGTATTCTCCAAATGATACTCTATGTGATGTACAACAACAAAGAGAAAGTTGTCACAAAGAAGCAAAATCTTCCAGAGCTAAAAAATCATGTTATAATTATAGACGTCGACGATGACAAGAAGAAGGTTCCAGAACTAAGTGAAGAACAGATTATTAACATTATGAAACTTGGTGAACTTGTTTATTCAGAGAAAAATGATGGAAATTTAACTGAGGCTGCTAAAATTTAG